The genomic window GGGGAAAAGGAAAAATCTCGGCAAAGTCGCTGACTGTCGGCAAGGCTATTGATGATTACATCGAGCTGAAAAGGAACGTGCTTGCACCGTCAACAATATACGGCTATGAAAGAACACGCAGAACGCGCCTACAGTCGGTTATGAACATAAAAGCGGAAAAGCTTGACACGCTCACCCTGCAAAGAGCAATAAACGAAGATGCAAAGCGGCTCGGGTACAGGTCATTAAAAGATGCAAAGTGTTTAGTGCTTGCAGCGTTAAAGATACACGGCATAAAGCCCGATATTAACGTTACGCTGCCGCCGAAGAGAAACAAGACTAAAGAGCTGCCAGACGCTCGCACAGTCTTGAACATAATCAGAAACACGTCAATAGAACTGCCCTGCCTGCTCGCTATGTGGCTTTCACTTCGTATGAGTGAAGTCAGGGGGTTAAAGTTCAGTGACGTCAGAAACGGCGTTTTATTCGTTAACAGAGCAAATGTCAGGTTCGGCGGTTCAGACCACATTCGGGAAGTGAACAAAACAAGCTGTTCAACAAGAGCGATTTCGTTACCCGAATA from Ruminococcus sp. NK3A76 includes these protein-coding regions:
- a CDS encoding site-specific integrase — its product is MANIQKLKSGNWRARVFLGRDVNGKQIFKSFTADERWKAEKLAREFEKGGKGKISAKSLTVGKAIDDYIELKRNVLAPSTIYGYERTRRTRLQSVMNIKAEKLDTLTLQRAINEDAKRLGYRSLKDAKCLVLAALKIHGIKPDINVTLPPKRNKTKELPDARTVLNIIRNTSIELPCLLAMWLSLRMSEVRGLKFSDVRNGVLFVNRANVRFGGSDHIREVNKTSCSTRAISLPEYITRLIEKVPHETENDFIIKDTHSAIYNKFRTLMLENGIEMTFHDLRHLNASIMLMLGIPDKYAMERGGWSTPDVLKTIYQHTFSDERKLVDKRIDDYFNSLIVDTNVVTSDIETA